The following proteins are co-located in the Vigna angularis cultivar LongXiaoDou No.4 chromosome 2, ASM1680809v1, whole genome shotgun sequence genome:
- the LOC108328537 gene encoding E3 ubiquitin-protein ligase CHIP — translation MPPKVEDFLSVAKQAEQLRKDGNNYFKKQRFGAAIDAYTEAIALCPDVPVYWTNRALCHLKRSNWTRVEEDSREAIKLDSNLVKAHYLLGLALVERQEFARGILELKKALDLDRGSHPKGQMVEEIWQELAKAKYLEWEHSYVKRSWELQSLKEACEDALKEKHFLEVPHTEGSVEDDTTHLEQLEALGRVFDKVAEQDMPTEVPDYLCCRISLDIFCDPVITPSGLTYEKTVIIDHLEKVGKFDPVTREPLDPSQLIPNLAIKQAVEAFLDKHGWAYKDILTKSF, via the exons atgcCTCCAAAAGTCGAGGATTTCTTGTCTGTGGCAAAACAAGCGGAGCAACTTCGAAAGGACGGCAACAATTACTTCAAGAAACAGCGTTTTGGAGCTGCCATTGATGCTTACACTgag GCGATTGCACTGTGCCCCGATGTTCCGGTGTATTGGACCAACCGTGCTCTCTGTCATCTCAAGCGCAG TAATTGGACCAGAGTAGAGGAAGACTCTCGTGAAGCTATCAAGCTTGACAGCAATTTGGTTAAG GCCCACTATTTGTTAGGTCTTGCATTGGTAGAGAGACAAGAGTTTGCTAGAGGAATCTTAGAATTGAAGAAG GCTTTGGATCTTGATAGAGGTTCCCATCCTAAGGGCCAAATGGTAGAGGAAATATGGCAAGAGCTTGCAAAAGCAAAATACCTAGAGTGGGAACATTCATATGTTAAGCGATCATGGGAACTACAGAGCTTGAA AGAAGCTTGTGAGGATGCTCTAAAGGAAAAACATTTTCTCGAAGTCCCCCACACGGAAGGATCTGTAGAAGATGATACTACCCATTTAGAACAGTTAGAGGCTTTAGGAAGAGTGTTTGATAAAGTTGCAGAACAAGACATGCCTACTGAG GTGCCAGATTATCTGTGCTGTAGAATCTCACTTGATATTTTCTGTGATCCTGTGATTACCCCAAGTGGACTTACATACGAGAAGACAGTGATTATTGACCATCTTGAGAAG GTGGGTAAGTTTGATCCAGTGACTCGAGAACCTCTTGATCCATCACAGCTAATACCAAACCTAGCAATAAAGCAAGCAGTTGAGGCATTCTTGGATAAACATGGGTGGGCATACAAAGATATATTAACCAAAAGCTTTTAA